taatttatatatttgaattttcttgTGTTCATTAGAAATCTAATGTGTGTTTGCTTTGTCAGACTTTTAGGTAAAGACCATCTCTTACTTGTCTGTCATTTTCAGATCCGACAAAGCAAGGAGACTTTTAGAGGATGAGAATGTCCAAAGTCTTATGCCTACAAAGTAAGCACTAAAAGTCTTTGCATACTATTCTCTCACTAATAAGTAACTCCCTAGTTAAGATCTTTTGTAATCTTAAATAACTAACTAATCTGTTTTATTATAGAAGAGTTTGAAGATTAGAAAAATAACTTTTGATTCAACAAAGATCTCTCAAGaacacaaacacatacatattaaactgaaaataaaaaacagaggACATAACAGAAAGACAAAACAGAGCACTGAGAAATTGGGCAATGAGGCAGCCACTTATTTACTTTGAGCATATTATTACTGTGACTGAAGCAGaatcattttcttttccttttgtcTCACTGAAGGATCTTCTGGGAAGCTGGCCTGTTGGTGATCTCTGCCACCCACTCGCTGACATGTGGACGCTCGTCGAAGAGCTTTTTGGTGGGAGTTCCGAGCAAGTACTGAATCACTGGAATGTGGTGCAGATCGGTCAAAGTAAAAGTTTCACCAGCCAAATACTTGAACTCCTTGAGCCTAGCCTCATACACATCAAGGACCGTGGCTAACTtagcctcttcttcttcaacaacgGCTTGGTCAGTGGTCATGCCATAGAAGAGCTTGAACACTTGTTCCCAAGCAAGCTTTGAAGCCACTGGGTCGAAGTGGTGAGCTTCTACTTCCATTCCAATAGCCATGATTGCGTAGTGGGATATGTTCTTGGAGTCGGCTGGGAGAAGGTTGGTTCCTTCCTCTTCATATCGGTGAGCTATGTACTGAGTAATCGCTCTTGATTCTACACGAAAGAATCAAATCTTGTTAGTGAAATTTTCAAATCAGGGATGACGATTCAAGAAAACGTTCATACCGAAGAGCTTGAGGTCTCCATCTTCAAAGGCGGGAACTTTACCAAAAGGCTGTAACGtcaatcaaaaacaaaacattaaagatTCAGACCAAGATTTGTCAAAAGTGGTTGGTCTTGTCTCAAAACTCATGGTTACATATAAATACTTACGTTGCGGGAGAGGAAGGGCTCTTTCTTGTGCTCGCCGTCTTTGAGCTCGACATGAACGAGCTCAAAGTCGAGGTTCTTCTCGTGGAGGGTGAGGAGGACTCTCCTGGTGGCAGTGGAAGCAGCGTGTCCGAAAACTTTGATACCTGCCAttgattttgattacaaaagaaactCTTTGAAATGTGATGTGTTTAATGTTGAATGTGAAGGTGATGAAACAAGAGACAAGTAATGATggtatatttatacaagtagaAAACAGAGCATTTTAATGGATTCTCATTAatgtttaatattgttttagctGATCAATAATGCATCTACAAGACCGTCGCAAACCAATATTGACTAGTCTTCTTTGGAGGATTAGTCAAACTGGAATGAGATTGTTTAACGcttgattatttgttttttacaatTTGGTTATGAGATAtcgtttttaaataataaagcatTCAATGAATGTCATCAAAGAAAAGATCAAACAAGTGTGTACTAACGCCCAAATGTCTCAAACTTCCACCTAATAGTCAAGCTCCACCTAGTAACGTGACATACACCTTGGCTATTACCGGTTCAGTATTGTTTCGGGATGCTTTTAACCGGCATGATTTCTCGGTTAAATGGGTTTCTATTGATGTGAAATTTGGTTGTACATGTTTTACCCGGGTTTTGGTTTACAACTTTACTTGATTGACACACTCTTGGTTAGCATATCGGGCATGACTTCTTCCCGGttcaaaggtttttttttaatttaaagtttatttatgTGGAATTCTGGTTGAAAGGTTCCTTTTAATGTTGAGTTATTACCATTCAAACTCGTGActgaaactttttaaaaaattagccAATGCAAGGTGAGTATGAACAAATGTAATAAATAATGATAAGCAAAGCTGTTAAGATGGCATTTTCAAaggattatttttttgtttgtttctactCTTCTTTTGTTGACCATCCGtagaaaaataaagacaatTTTGTAAGGTAGCCTATCATATTCCTTTAAGGTGTCCCAAAAGACCTGTCAAGCTCGTCCATTTCTCAAGTGCACTAGCCGATGACACAAACGCGAGCTTAGATGACTCTCTATCGTTCTTGTTCACTGCGTAACCAAGTTTCAATAAGATATTTCTTATGACTTTTAAATGGATAAATTTGATTCTTGTGAACAGAGAAGTTAAGAAGAACAACGAACCTGATGTAATAAGAGAAGCTAAAGATGAATTAAATGTTTCCACTTTCCACCTCTGTATTTTCTTCCGGGCTTGCACTCAGCTGTCGTTACAACACAAAGA
This genomic stretch from Brassica oleracea var. oleracea cultivar TO1000 unplaced genomic scaffold, BOL UnpScaffold01158, whole genome shotgun sequence harbors:
- the LOC106320974 gene encoding glutathione S-transferase F3 produces the protein MAGIKVFGHAASTATRRVLLTLHEKNLDFELVHVELKDGEHKKEPFLSRNPFGKVPAFEDGDLKLFESRAITQYIAHRYEEEGTNLLPADSKNISHYAIMAIGMEVEAHHFDPVASKLAWEQVFKLFYGMTTDQAVVEEEEAKLATVLDVYEARLKEFKYLAGETFTLTDLHHIPVIQYLLGTPTKKLFDERPHVSEWVAEITNRPASQKILQ